The window CCTATCTAGAAAGAaatccccacccccaaaaaatttaaaattaaaagttaaaaaaaaaaaacccttttttttttttttttggtaattaaagTAAAAAACCCATTTTGCCACCAACTTGATCATGTCAGACCTTCCAcccaaaactcaaaagaaaggaaaaaaagagaagaagaaaatcatgTCAAACCTCATAAAGCAAACAAGTCCAAGTTCCAGGAGCCAACTTGCCGGTACTGGTGTTACCCGCGAAGTCTATTCTCAAATACTCGCAGAGAACACCCATCTTAAATTCCCTGGAAACCGAATCTCCCTTCTGAAACGTTGCCGATACCCGGAATCTCACGCTCACAAGCAGAGACCCACTCTTCCTTTCGTTTTCCATTTCTGCACCCACGAAATCCTTACGCGTCACAAGCTTTTCGTTCACGGTCGtcatattcttcttctccaagaagAAAGGCTTACTAGTAGTGGTCGACAACAGATTCCTTCCGTAAAATATCAAAGTATCGATCTCTTTATAGTTCATATCTAATTTGCGATTAGGGTTCCAAATATTGAAGCTGAGGTCCCAGTCTGTGTCGAGCTTTGAATCTGTAATTGTGAAGTTGGAAACGACGAGAGAATCGATCTGGACGACCGGGTATCTTGGGCGGATCATAAGCCATATAAGGAAGTATAGCATTCCAATTATGACAAATGTCGTGATCATGCCGATAATTATCTGCCGCAAGAAGCCGTAGGGGCCTGAATTGTACGGTGACGCCGCCGCCACCGGGTATTCATTGTTGTAGTAAGCAGCTGGGGGTGCTGCAGCATATGGGTATACATTGTGGGTGTTTGGGTAGCCTGGATATCCCGCCGCCGCTGCTGGCGGCGTAGGCGGAGGGTAACCCATCCCCAGCGGAGGCGGAGGGTAACCCATCCCCGGATAACCAGTTCTCATCTTGGTTTGATCATCATCATATTTGGAAGCCATTCTTCCCTTCTCTGCCTTCACTTATAATGAGAGATTAACTATATAGATTCATTCCAGGGAAAGAAAGATTGTTCGTAGCTGGATAATAGATGATTTTGAGAATGGGGGAATGGGGATGAGGGTCGTCGCACCGCCGGTGAGCCGACGGCGCTGCTAATGTTTTATACGGGAAATTGTTCTCTTCTATTGAAAATtgaagtgaaaagaaatgaaattgtgaaacaaaagagaagaaattggagagaaaataaatatatttagtAAATACAAAACTGCCATGGCCTAATTTAAACCCTTTCCTACGGTTTTTTATGTGAGAGAGGACAGGAGAGTTTTGGCTGGAAGAAGTTACGGTTGAGCCATCCATAGCTTCTCATACATGTTCTCGCTTGCGATCTTCGCTACAGACTTGCTTGAATGGGTATTGACCCAGAGGATAATTATGGTGTTTTAGGTTGTGCACGGTTTCacggtttcggtttaaacgattCGATTCGACATGGGCAActaattaccctttttttttcaacttcCCTCTAGCCTTCTTGTTCTTTAGTGCCTTGTAAACCTTGAAGGAGACCCTTGGTCTTAAACTCTTGTGCACAACCTAAAATACCATAATTCATAGAAGCTACAATAAATATAGCGTTATGAAATAACACTGAAGTCCAACCTGCATCCCCAGAATGCAAGTCCTAGCTCCCACTTTCTTGAAGTCCCTCATAATTTAACTAAGTAATCTAATGCACAAcgtgaggagaagaaggaactATTATAATACATGGAGAAGACATAAGGATATCAGAATCAGGAAATCATTTAAAAATCAGAGCGAGCCATCACTCCAAATGGATCAAGCCTAACATCAGAAAACAAAACTCTATTACGCAATAGCCACACAAAACAAGAAGTGATAGCAAAAATAGATAAAACTCTTTTGGCTTCAACTATAGAGAAAGAAGCATTCGACAACAAGGATTGAACCAGGTgcaccaaagaagaagaacgtGGGTGTTCGGTCCAAAGGCTTAATGGCTCTGCAGCATAGATATACTTTGTGAAATTACAAGACAAAAAGATGTCAATCAATTTCACAGCCACTTCTACATATAACACACAATCCATCATCCTGCAACTGCCAATGAAGTTTAGACTTATTAGGTACAACACCCGATAACAATTTCCACAAAAAACATTATAAACTTCGGATGTATCTTCAATGACCAAATCAATCGTCATAATTTAGCAAACTCAGGAGCACaagaatgattaaaaaaaatgcttAATCAACACATTTGCTCTAATTTTAGTCAAGAACTTGCCAGTTCTAGAAAATGGCAAATCCAACAGTCAAGTATAGCATTCCTACTCATAGGAATCTAAAGAAGCGCATGAAAAACATAAGGAAATATAGACATTACCAGAGGAACATTCCAATTGTTATTAATAATTCAGTCACTACTCTATGGAGTGGGGAGGGAGGGAAGATGGCTTGTACCCAAGACCTCCTAGTAAGATGGGCTTTTACGTTTCACACTTCTACCAACTATACTAGGCAGCTAATCTCCTGGTAACTTCGATGGTATCTAAGGATCAAACCATATTGAAACATTTTCTCCATTCCCAATCCTCCAACAAATCATAGATCGAAACTAGGGCAGAACCAATAATGAGATGTGGAGAAAATATTTAGCTTTTAAAACTTGAGCCCATACAACCTGAGGGTTACTCAACAACCTTGCACTCTGGCAGATTTCTCCTTGAAGAAGTCAGATTGACACTTTTTCATCAAATAATATCTCTTCAGTCCTTGCACTCAGGTACGCCCGCACATCCAACAACAGTTTAGTGATCGAAATTGTCACCAACATTATCCAATATGGGTGATTATAAATCAAGGTGAGGGAGGCGTTGGACAGTGAAAATCTGCCATTGTTGCTGTCACTGTTGAGGTCCAAGGGCAGCAAATGCACGAAGGCGTAGATAATTTATAAGACTCAGTTGCTTGTGGATCGAAAGTATGAGTTCCTCCGGCGTCTCCGACCAATTATTTGCCATAAAACTCATGTTCTCTATACTCCTATCCCCTCGTGCTCACCTagcttttttttggggtaaaaagaAGATTTACTCATGAAACTAAAGCTTTTCTCCCCAGTAGTACCCTCTAGACCTGGATCCGGCTCTTCTCCAGCGCACATGTGCACTACACGCCACAATTGAGGAGCCCTGACCCCACACACCAGCACACATCCCGATGTACTGGCATGTGGATCAAGGACTCCCCTGTGTGCTGCACACCGTGCCTCGcgggagaggagcccaatccccGAGACCTGTGGCTTCCCCACATCCTGCACACAGCCCTGCCTGCGGCCTTTGTGCCTGCAAACCAGCCCGTGGCGGCCAGCAGGCTAGGCCGGCTAGCCCACAGCCCTGAGAATCACTTTTCTCACCGGTTCCAATGGCTCCTACAAGTTTATTAATTTTAGAGTGGTCAAGTCCCAAAGTTCGTCAGGAACTTTCCGTAGAGAATGGCACTTGTGGATAACCAATCGTTCAAGGCTTTGTAAGGCTCCTTCCGCCATTTCCAATTCGAATTCATGCCCGTAGAAGTTCATTAGTTGTAGTACTAGTCAGCATTCAAAGTCTTCAGAATTGCATTATAGTTTGTTTAACAGCCCAACCTTCAGCCATTAAGCTTGGACCAGTGCTGAAATTGCAAGAGAAAGCAATATGCAAAGAGCCTAAGCAATCCCTAACTACTCCACCACCTGCAGCTATGTTATTTGTGGAGGATCCATCCGTATTAAGCTTGAGAAAAAGACCATCTGGAGGCTGCCATTTAATCCATAATCCTTCGAACGAGGGACTTTAGAGAGAGGAATAGCCATGGCATTAAGGATGATTCTGTCAAGAGTACACCGTTCAAACGGAAGACCAAACGAAGATTGTGGGAATGAAACTCAAGATCTTCTGATTTTATCCTTAGGCCAACAAACGAGCTGGACTCGAACCAGCACCTCCGGATTAATTACATCCAGCTTTATACCAATGATCATGATTTTTGGTTACCCGGTTCATCCTACGCGATTACACCCGGGGTCAATCTCTTTACCCGACAAACGGAAAACCTAAGGTTTTTTTGATCTGAAATAAAAGTCTTTGGGTACGTTGTGGTTATCCATTGTTCCATGAATTTCAGATCCAACTTCCATCAATTTCATCTTTTTAGTTGTGGATTTAGGGATTAAGAAGCCCATTGTACTGCAACGAGGGTGGAGATGACTCCTTTTGGTGACCAGATTTTTCTTGAGAAGGCTTAGAATCCTCCATTGTGGAACCAGCTTCCACCACACACTTCTGACCTATCGACCCAACAGTGTCCAACCCTATATTCACCAACAAACTACAAGCAAAGGCTTGGCCAGAATGAAGAGAACTCCCaacaccaaccccccccccccccccaccttttcTTTTCCGAAGCACCACCTCTAGGGTTATACCCTGGTGTATAAAAATGCTGATGGAGAACCACTGTTTTGGGCCTAcatattttaagggaaaaaatgaGCCTGCCTCGGATCGTGTCCCCTGCCCCTGCACCCCTGACCAATGGGTTTGCATGCACAGGCATCAAACAAAGAGGAACGATGGTCATTTCACGCGCCCCCATGTCTAACAAGGGGCCACACTCATCCATATTTTAATGCCAGGGAAATCGCGTAAACAAGGCAGAACACCACCCGAATTAGATGGGTTAGGATCAGCAGGCTCCAACAGGGGCGAGGGACAAGAGTAACGTAGAGGGGCCTCAGAATTCACCAGAAAGCTTCCATTCAACCCTAGTCTGTCAAAGTGAACAGAACAGTAAAGGGATAATTAATGAAAAGAAATCTCTTCCGATAAAAGCAACTCCATGAAAGGAATTGTGGTGCGGTTTTCTGCCTCAGGGAGGCTAGTTAATGCATTCTAAGGAATGATAAGGCAGCAGCTGTTCTTTGGATTGAACATTTGTCATTGAAACTTTatcaattttttctttcattcaataGCCAACTATGTATTAAACCGTACACCTTAACCTCCAAAGTCCCAACCTTGACTTCTGGTGGCCTGCTGATTGTCACCTGGTAGAACGCTTTTGTAATTAAACTTGTCACGAGTCCTGGATTAATAGTACAATTGCCACAATACCAACGAAACAGATCCACATTTGATCTATAGTCTAAATGTTGACAATACATTGTAACCGAAAGAAATTAGGGtgagagaaggaaaaattaaaaaacaagagGAGAAGTTACAAGCATTATGTGGGGCAAAGAAGATATACCGCCCGGGCGCTCCCCATGTGATTATCATTCCCCAATACAGAATGAATCACAAATGAAGAAAATACAGACAATGTCAATCACATAGGAAGCAGGTTTCACTTATGAAGTCTATCGTTTTGGCTCATTCCATGTCTTTCCCTCAAAAAATTCACTTAACATTCGATCAACATCCTCTGGTGTATATCTTATATACTTCATAGGGTTCTTCCCATTCTCTATCAGAGGTCTGTAGCGCATCCAAATCTCATTTCAATCACACTGTACAACTCgggaaataaaagaacaaaatggCTAAAAGTTCAAGGGAAACGTACCCAAAGCGTTTAACGAAAGATCTGTATGCAGGCAATAAGACTTCGGCAACTGCTAGTCTTAGAGATTCTCGCAGCTCACTATCAGGCACTGTCCACTGGCATTGTTTTTGATGAAGCTCCTCAAACATAACGTTGAATGTCTTGAACCTGATACAATAAAGGACTCCCACTAATTTTGCTTATCACAGAAACagacaattaaataaaaagtgtCATAATGCATGCATATTTTAACCTGTCTTTCACCGTTGCTCTTGAAATCCCACTCCCGCTTCCTCCATCACCTCCCCCTGAGCCACTACCACCACCTTGAACAGACACAACTTGTAGAATCTGCAGTTGAAACGACAAATTGCAGTCCAgaaaatttattaattatttgttCTTTAAGGGCAATAAACAAAGCAGAAATTTATTTCTTAGACTCTTTTGGCACATAGCTACTATTTAAAGATTTCCATTAAGCTCATCAACTAACAGTAAAATATGTTAAATATGATTAAAACAAGGCCAGCATATAAGGAAAGACTATACAGTTTACAAGTTACATCCACAATAACACAAATTATTCAGATGCTTCtcttcatttcttattttccttCTCTTGGCTTGTTCAGCATTCTTGTTTAGAAAAGCTGGAACAAGCGTAGCCATATCACTTTTGTTATTCCAATACATATTTTTTCTAATCCCATCTCCACAAGTAGGGCCCATAAACAGATTAAAACTAGGtatatcaaactaaaatatatCCACCGAAGCCCAGTCCAAAATTCAATAGGAATTGTAATAGGTGGTCTGATGTAGATCCCACGActgaccagaagaagaagaagaagcaaggcCCATCGAACCAGCTTCAGATGGACGAGATCGAGCCAGCCCAGCAGGTCTTCTATAAGggccaagaaaaagaggccaacacacagttcacgtgaacagtgtcacagcccatagtTGGCTTGTGTGGagatgctttttagaagatcttgtgggcccatcaagtggaaaaagcttctatcctaatgctgccatagtttagtttctattttcatatttagaaagtaggcttaagtttctaatttggttgtCTTTGCATGTTTAGAAGGCCGAGTTATAGAGCCTTTAAT is drawn from Telopea speciosissima isolate NSW1024214 ecotype Mountain lineage chromosome 1, Tspe_v1, whole genome shotgun sequence and contains these coding sequences:
- the LOC122664797 gene encoding NDR1/HIN1-like protein 2, with the protein product MASKYDDDQTKMRTGYPGMGYPPPPLGMGYPPPTPPAAAAGYPGYPNTHNVYPYAAAPPAAYYNNEYPVAAASPYNSGPYGFLRQIIIGMITTFVIIGMLYFLIWLMIRPRYPVVQIDSLVVSNFTITDSKLDTDWDLSFNIWNPNRKLDMNYKEIDTLIFYGRNLLSTTTSKPFFLEKKNMTTVNEKLVTRKDFVGAEMENERKSGSLLVSVRFRVSATFQKGDSVSREFKMGVLCEYLRIDFAGNTSTGKLAPGTWTCLLYEV